A single genomic interval of Vibrio gallicus harbors:
- a CDS encoding DUF805 domain-containing protein: MNLTQLLFSFHGRVGRKQFWIWNLCYYFGLALFGGLLAKASPGVAMSVMPILLVVLLIPDLAITAKRWHDRNKSTWMLVLNIPLIIGRALVPAGEQVVMTDSMLAPILSFIALACGAWIFIECGLLKGSDGENRFGKPFMS, translated from the coding sequence ATGAATCTTACTCAATTACTGTTTTCTTTCCATGGTCGAGTTGGCCGCAAGCAGTTTTGGATATGGAACCTGTGTTATTACTTTGGGCTAGCACTATTTGGTGGCTTACTTGCAAAGGCTTCTCCAGGAGTTGCCATGTCTGTGATGCCTATTTTACTTGTGGTTTTGCTGATTCCCGATTTAGCTATCACGGCGAAGCGTTGGCATGATCGGAATAAAAGCACTTGGATGCTGGTGCTCAACATCCCGCTCATTATAGGAAGGGCGCTAGTACCTGCCGGAGAGCAAGTAGTTATGACTGATAGTATGCTGGCGCCAATACTCTCGTTTATTGCACTTGCCTGCGGGGCTTGGATCTTCATTGAGTGCGGTTTGTTAAAAGGCAGCGATGGTGAGAATCGCTTTGGTAAGCCGTTTATGTCTTAG
- the secB gene encoding protein-export chaperone SecB, whose amino-acid sequence MSDAAATQQPQQNFAIQRIFLKDLSFEAPNSPVMFQKEWNPDVNLDLDTKSAELGEGVYEVVLRLTVTVKNAEETAFLCEIQQGGIFTAEDMEAGQLAHCLGAFCPNILFPYARETISNLVIKGTFPQLNLAPVNFDALFMNYLQSQQQQEQAQADA is encoded by the coding sequence ATGTCAGACGCAGCAGCGACTCAACAACCACAACAAAACTTTGCAATTCAACGTATCTTTCTAAAAGATCTTTCTTTTGAAGCGCCAAACTCACCTGTAATGTTCCAAAAAGAGTGGAACCCAGATGTTAACCTAGATCTAGACACTAAAAGTGCAGAGCTAGGTGAAGGCGTATACGAAGTTGTTCTTCGTCTAACTGTGACAGTGAAAAACGCTGAAGAAACGGCTTTCCTATGTGAAATCCAACAAGGTGGTATCTTCACTGCTGAAGATATGGAAGCAGGTCAATTGGCGCATTGCCTAGGTGCATTCTGCCCGAACATCCTATTCCCATACGCTCGTGAAACTATCTCTAACCTAGTGATTAAAGGTACGTTCCCACAACTGAACCTAGCACCAGTAAACTTTGATGCATTGTTCATGAACTACCTACAAAGCCAACAGCAACAAGAGCAAGCTCAAGCTGACGCTTAA
- the gpmM gene encoding 2,3-bisphosphoglycerate-independent phosphoglycerate mutase, protein MSAKKPMALVILDGYGYREDNQDNAIANAKTPVLDGLIANQPNTLISASGMDVGLPDGQMGNSEVGHTNIGAGRVVYQDLTRITKSIADKEFQQNETLANAMDKAIKSGNAVHIMGLMSPGGVHSHEDHIYAAIEMAAERGAEKIYLHCFLDGRDTPPRSAEGSLQRFQELFAKLGKGRVASLVGRYYAMDRDNNWDRVQQAYDLLTEAKSEFTFDSAVAGLEAAYARDENDEFVKPTELKTDSEESAAIVDGDAVIFMNYRADRAREITRSFVPDFDGFARNVFPSVDFVMLTQYAADIPLLCAFPPASLENTYGEWLSKAGKTQLRISETEKYAHVTFFFNGGIESEFAGEERQLVASPKVATYDLQPEMSAPELTDKLVAAIKSGKYDAIVCNYPNCDMVGHTGVYDAAVKASEALDECLGRVVDAINEVDGQMLITADHGNAEMMVNPETGGIHTAHTNLPVPLIYVGNKELEFKADGKLSDLAPTMLSLSDMEIPAEMSGQIIVNLK, encoded by the coding sequence ATGTCAGCTAAGAAGCCTATGGCTCTAGTGATTCTAGACGGTTACGGATACCGCGAAGATAACCAAGATAACGCTATTGCAAATGCAAAAACTCCAGTTCTTGATGGTCTAATTGCCAATCAACCGAATACTCTAATCTCTGCTTCGGGCATGGATGTTGGTCTACCTGACGGTCAAATGGGTAACTCTGAAGTGGGTCACACCAACATCGGTGCTGGTCGCGTTGTATATCAAGACCTGACTCGTATCACTAAGTCTATTGCAGACAAAGAATTCCAACAAAACGAAACGCTTGCTAACGCAATGGACAAGGCTATCAAGTCTGGTAACGCCGTTCACATCATGGGCCTTATGTCTCCAGGTGGCGTTCACAGCCACGAAGACCATATCTACGCAGCTATAGAAATGGCAGCTGAGCGCGGCGCAGAAAAAATCTACCTGCACTGTTTCCTAGACGGACGCGATACTCCACCTCGCTCTGCTGAAGGTTCTCTGCAACGTTTCCAAGAGCTGTTCGCTAAACTTGGTAAAGGCCGCGTAGCCTCTCTAGTAGGTCGCTACTACGCAATGGACCGTGATAACAACTGGGATCGCGTTCAACAAGCTTACGATTTGCTAACCGAAGCTAAGTCAGAATTCACTTTTGACAGCGCTGTAGCAGGTCTAGAAGCGGCTTACGCTCGTGACGAAAACGATGAGTTCGTTAAACCAACCGAGCTTAAAACTGATTCTGAAGAATCAGCAGCGATCGTTGATGGCGATGCAGTTATCTTCATGAACTACCGTGCTGACCGTGCTCGCGAAATCACTCGTAGCTTCGTGCCTGATTTTGACGGCTTTGCTCGTAACGTATTCCCATCTGTAGACTTTGTTATGCTGACGCAATACGCAGCTGACATCCCTCTACTTTGCGCATTCCCACCAGCGTCTCTAGAGAACACGTACGGTGAGTGGCTATCTAAAGCAGGTAAGACTCAGCTACGTATCTCTGAAACTGAGAAATACGCACACGTGACTTTCTTCTTCAATGGCGGTATTGAAAGCGAGTTTGCTGGTGAAGAGCGTCAACTAGTGGCTTCTCCTAAAGTAGCCACTTACGACCTACAACCTGAAATGAGCGCACCTGAACTGACTGACAAGCTAGTTGCTGCTATCAAGTCTGGTAAATACGACGCTATCGTTTGTAACTACCCTAACTGTGACATGGTTGGTCACACTGGCGTATACGATGCAGCAGTTAAAGCAAGCGAAGCACTAGACGAGTGTCTAGGTCGCGTTGTTGATGCAATCAACGAAGTTGACGGTCAAATGCTGATCACAGCTGACCACGGTAACGCAGAAATGATGGTGAACCCTGAAACAGGTGGCATCCACACAGCACACACTAATCTTCCTGTTCCACTTATCTATGTCGGTAACAAAGAGCTAGAGTTTAAGGCTGATGGTAAGCTTTCTGACCTAGCTCCAACCATGTTATCTCTATCGGATATGGAAATCCCTGCCGAGATGTCTGGTCAGATCATAGTAAATCTGAAATAA
- the tpiA gene encoding triose-phosphate isomerase, which yields MRRPVVMGNWKLNGSKEMVVDLLTGLNAELEGVTGVDVAVAPPALYIDLAERTLTNEGSAIILGAQNTDINNQGAFTGDMSPAMLKDFGATHIIIGHSERREYHNESNEFIAKKFGFLKENDLTPVFCIGETDAQNEAGETEAVIASQVNAVIDALGIEALEGAIVAYEPIWAIGTGKAATADDAQRIHASIRALIAEKSQAIAEQLIIQYGGSVKPENAASYFAQPDIDGALVGGAALDAKSFAAIAKAAAQAKA from the coding sequence ATGCGTCGTCCTGTAGTTATGGGTAACTGGAAATTAAACGGTAGCAAAGAGATGGTTGTTGATTTGCTAACAGGTCTTAATGCTGAACTAGAAGGTGTAACAGGCGTTGACGTAGCCGTTGCTCCACCAGCACTTTATATTGACCTTGCTGAGCGCACACTAACTAACGAAGGTAGTGCAATCATTCTAGGTGCTCAAAACACTGACATTAATAACCAAGGTGCATTCACTGGTGATATGTCTCCAGCAATGCTGAAAGATTTTGGTGCAACTCACATCATTATTGGTCACTCTGAGCGTCGTGAATATCACAACGAATCTAACGAATTTATTGCTAAGAAATTTGGTTTCCTAAAAGAGAACGACCTAACACCTGTTTTCTGTATCGGTGAAACTGATGCTCAAAACGAAGCTGGTGAAACTGAAGCGGTAATTGCTAGCCAAGTAAATGCTGTAATCGATGCGCTAGGCATTGAAGCACTTGAAGGCGCTATCGTTGCATACGAACCTATCTGGGCAATCGGTACTGGCAAAGCAGCAACAGCTGATGATGCACAGCGCATTCATGCTTCTATCCGCGCACTTATTGCAGAGAAAAGTCAAGCAATCGCTGAGCAACTAATCATCCAATACGGTGGTTCTGTTAAACCAGAAAATGCAGCTTCTTACTTTGCACAACCAGATATCGATGGTGCACTTGTAGGTGGCGCAGCTCTTGACGCGAAAAGCTTTGCAGCAATCGCAAAAGCAGCAGCACAAGCAAAGGCTTAA
- a CDS encoding murein hydrolase activator EnvC family protein codes for MTPKPTRKYKSNVSVKSTGVLLLLATSLLYSTAPLANTADLKGVTGEITRQQKNLVQQQKDLDKLQKQLKTDELAIANATKKLKQTQSTLKYSQSNARKFQAEYDDLVRQTKQQTQDLKKLVKAYYMMQSNAKLDNFLSQDSAQEKDRMSQYYQHLAIKRTEAIERLKQTNEALQQKNQQLLAEQQQIKGLLNEQSNQLAKLKKSQSSRKGTVAKFRRNIKGDTAHLNELKRNEARLKAEIAKAAKRNSVPMDGLAKQRGKLPWPIKGRVLHRYGSTQSGQVDWKGIVINANYEQPVKAVYPGKVVFADYLRGYGLVMLIDHGKGDMTLYGYNQVLTKKEGDKVTAGETIALAGDTGGQNRASVYFELRRNSRTQNPQRWLKK; via the coding sequence ATGACTCCAAAACCTACGCGTAAATATAAGTCAAACGTCAGTGTCAAAAGCACTGGCGTTTTGTTGTTACTAGCCACCTCACTACTCTATAGTACTGCGCCCTTAGCAAACACCGCAGATCTAAAGGGAGTCACAGGTGAAATTACTCGCCAACAAAAGAATCTAGTTCAACAACAAAAAGATCTAGATAAACTGCAAAAGCAACTCAAAACAGACGAGCTTGCGATAGCAAATGCCACTAAGAAACTGAAACAAACTCAGTCAACATTAAAGTATTCACAAAGCAATGCTCGTAAATTCCAAGCTGAATACGACGATCTAGTCAGACAAACTAAGCAACAAACGCAAGACCTTAAGAAATTGGTCAAGGCGTATTACATGATGCAATCCAATGCTAAGTTAGATAACTTTTTAAGCCAAGATAGCGCCCAAGAAAAAGATAGAATGAGTCAATACTATCAACATCTTGCTATTAAACGCACCGAAGCAATTGAAAGGCTTAAGCAGACAAACGAAGCACTTCAACAGAAAAACCAACAACTGCTTGCTGAGCAACAGCAAATTAAAGGACTACTCAATGAGCAGTCAAATCAGCTAGCTAAGTTGAAGAAATCACAATCAAGCCGCAAAGGCACTGTGGCTAAGTTTCGACGCAACATTAAAGGCGATACTGCACACCTCAATGAGTTAAAGCGAAATGAAGCTCGTCTAAAAGCAGAAATTGCCAAAGCCGCCAAACGAAACTCCGTACCTATGGATGGTCTAGCGAAACAGCGAGGCAAGCTTCCATGGCCAATTAAGGGTCGCGTTCTGCATCGGTATGGTTCAACTCAAAGTGGCCAAGTAGACTGGAAAGGTATTGTTATTAATGCCAACTATGAACAACCAGTAAAAGCAGTTTATCCGGGCAAAGTCGTATTTGCTGATTATCTGCGCGGTTATGGTTTAGTTATGCTCATAGACCACGGCAAAGGCGATATGACCTTATATGGCTATAACCAAGTTCTCACCAAAAAAGAAGGCGACAAAGTTACCGCAGGAGAAACCATAGCTCTTGCCGGCGACACTGGTGGTCAAAATCGCGCGTCTGTTTACTTTGAGCTAAGGCGTAACAGCCGTACTCAGAACCCACAACGCTGGTTGAAGAAATAA
- the gpsA gene encoding NAD(P)H-dependent glycerol-3-phosphate dehydrogenase, with product MAEITTEFSDVSMTVIGAGSYGTSLAISLARNGAKVAMWGHEPEHMQQLEQDRENKAFLPDISFPDSLIVESDLAAAVAASRDILVVVPSHVFGLVLNSLKPHLTPEHRICWATKGLEPETGRLLKDVATDVLGDQYPLAVLSGPTFAKELAMGLPTAISVASSTPEFANELQEKIHCSKSFRVYANDDFIGMQLGGAVKNVIAIGAGMSDGIGFGANARTALITRGLAEMTRLGAALGAKPETFMGMAGLGDLVLTCTDNQSRNRRFGLALGKGQDVDTAQQEIGQVVEGYRNTKEVWMLANRQGVEMPIVDQIYQVLYQDKDARMAAQDLLARDKKAER from the coding sequence ATGGCTGAAATTACTACCGAATTTTCTGATGTATCAATGACGGTAATCGGCGCAGGCTCTTATGGTACCTCTCTGGCAATCTCTTTAGCTCGAAATGGCGCGAAAGTCGCTATGTGGGGACATGAACCTGAGCACATGCAGCAGCTTGAGCAAGATCGCGAGAATAAGGCTTTTTTACCTGATATTTCTTTTCCTGACTCCTTGATTGTTGAGTCTGACCTTGCAGCAGCAGTCGCGGCGAGTCGTGATATCTTGGTTGTAGTGCCTAGTCATGTATTTGGCCTTGTGCTTAATAGCTTGAAGCCACACCTTACTCCTGAACATAGAATCTGTTGGGCTACCAAAGGGTTAGAACCAGAAACAGGTCGACTACTTAAAGATGTCGCAACCGACGTATTAGGTGATCAGTACCCATTGGCGGTATTGTCTGGACCTACTTTTGCCAAAGAGTTAGCAATGGGATTGCCGACTGCAATTTCCGTTGCATCATCAACTCCTGAGTTTGCAAATGAACTGCAAGAGAAGATCCATTGCAGCAAATCATTCCGCGTTTATGCCAATGATGACTTTATTGGTATGCAGCTTGGGGGTGCGGTCAAAAATGTTATTGCTATTGGTGCTGGTATGTCCGATGGCATTGGCTTTGGAGCGAATGCGCGTACTGCACTAATTACGCGAGGCCTTGCTGAGATGACGCGTTTAGGGGCCGCTTTGGGAGCAAAACCAGAAACCTTTATGGGAATGGCAGGGCTGGGCGATCTGGTCTTAACTTGTACCGATAACCAATCTCGTAACCGTCGCTTTGGTTTGGCTCTGGGTAAAGGGCAGGACGTAGATACCGCTCAACAAGAAATTGGTCAAGTTGTTGAAGGGTATAGAAACACCAAAGAGGTATGGATGCTGGCCAACCGCCAAGGGGTTGAAATGCCAATAGTAGACCAAATATACCAAGTTCTTTACCAAGACAAAGATGCTCGTATGGCAGCGCAAGACCTGCTGGCGAGAGACAAAAAAGCAGAACGCTAA
- a CDS encoding rhodanese-like domain-containing protein — MQEIFEFAQQNLILTVIWVGLIVTLVMNVVKSTTAGYKEIDTQQVTTFINRENGVVVDIRAKDEFKKGHITDSVHILPSEIKNGTFGELENRKSDPIIVVCKTGQTSVESANLLAKAGFEQVFILKNGLSSWADASLPLVRVKKEPRKKKQAKATN, encoded by the coding sequence ATGCAAGAAATTTTCGAGTTTGCACAGCAGAACCTGATTCTGACTGTTATTTGGGTAGGTCTAATCGTGACCTTAGTAATGAATGTCGTGAAATCTACTACTGCGGGTTATAAAGAAATTGATACTCAACAAGTGACCACATTTATCAACCGTGAAAATGGTGTTGTGGTTGATATCCGTGCTAAGGATGAGTTTAAGAAAGGCCATATTACTGACTCAGTTCACATTTTGCCTTCAGAGATTAAAAACGGAACATTTGGTGAGCTTGAAAACCGTAAAAGTGACCCAATAATCGTAGTATGTAAGACAGGTCAAACTTCAGTAGAAAGTGCAAACTTGCTTGCGAAGGCTGGCTTTGAACAAGTGTTTATTCTGAAAAATGGTTTAAGTTCTTGGGCTGATGCGAGTCTACCTTTAGTTCGAGTTAAAAAAGAACCACGTAAAAAGAAGCAAGCAAAAGCAACTAATTAG
- the glpX gene encoding class II fructose-bisphosphatase, with protein MKRDLAMAFSRVTEGAALAGYKWLGRGDKNAADGAAVEVMRCLLNKTDIAGEIVIGEGEIDDAPMLYIGENVGLGGDAVDIAVDPIEGTRMTAMGQSNALAVLAAGEKGSFLKAPDMYMEKLVVGPGAKGHIDLNKPLEENLKNIAKALGKSLDQLTVTTLAKPRHDQVIAEMQAMGVRVFAVPDGDVAASILTCMPDSEVDAMYCIGGAPEGVVSAAVIRALDGDMHGRLLPRHEVKGDTPENRTHGELELSRCQEMGVEANRVLSMSDMAQSDNIVFSATGITKGDLLEGITRQGNIATTETLLIRGKCRTIRRIKSIHYLDRKDKDVLHHLI; from the coding sequence ATGAAACGCGATTTAGCGATGGCATTTTCTCGTGTAACAGAAGGGGCAGCCCTAGCCGGTTATAAATGGCTTGGCCGTGGGGATAAAAATGCCGCTGATGGCGCCGCTGTAGAAGTTATGCGCTGCTTGCTCAATAAAACAGATATTGCTGGTGAGATCGTCATTGGTGAAGGTGAGATAGATGATGCTCCAATGCTATATATTGGCGAAAATGTTGGCTTAGGTGGTGATGCTGTAGATATTGCTGTTGACCCTATTGAAGGCACTCGAATGACAGCTATGGGTCAATCTAATGCTCTGGCCGTTCTTGCCGCAGGTGAAAAAGGTAGCTTCTTAAAAGCTCCAGATATGTATATGGAGAAATTGGTTGTAGGCCCTGGCGCCAAAGGACATATCGACCTCAACAAGCCTCTTGAAGAGAACCTAAAGAATATTGCAAAGGCGCTTGGTAAAAGCCTCGATCAATTAACTGTCACAACCCTAGCTAAACCTCGCCATGACCAAGTTATTGCAGAGATGCAAGCCATGGGTGTTCGAGTATTTGCCGTGCCAGACGGTGATGTTGCCGCTTCTATTCTAACCTGTATGCCTGACAGCGAAGTTGACGCCATGTACTGCATCGGCGGGGCTCCTGAAGGTGTGGTATCAGCAGCAGTTATCCGCGCTCTCGATGGCGATATGCATGGTCGTCTACTGCCTCGTCATGAAGTAAAAGGCGATACCCCTGAAAACCGTACTCATGGTGAGCTAGAGCTTTCTCGCTGCCAAGAGATGGGTGTTGAAGCAAACCGAGTTCTGAGCATGTCCGATATGGCTCAAAGCGACAATATCGTATTCTCTGCGACTGGGATAACTAAAGGCGATTTACTTGAAGGCATTACGCGTCAGGGTAATATAGCGACCACTGAAACCCTGCTAATCCGTGGTAAGTGTCGAACTATTCGCCGCATCAAATCAATCCACTATTTGGATCGTAAAGATAAAGACGTACTTCATCACCTTATTTAA
- a CDS encoding 5-carboxymethyl-2-hydroxymuconate Delta-isomerase, giving the protein MPNLVMEYTQPIEDRLNVQGLLQDIHQVMLDSGLFDAASIKSRALRCHTWLVGEQEDDANFIHVTVELLSGRTEEQKRALSRELIQVLTRSSDWVESLTVNVRDMNRDCFQKVSNI; this is encoded by the coding sequence ATGCCGAATTTGGTAATGGAATACACACAACCAATAGAAGATAGGCTGAATGTGCAAGGCTTGTTGCAGGACATTCATCAAGTCATGTTAGATAGTGGATTATTTGATGCAGCTTCTATTAAATCAAGAGCTTTACGCTGTCATACCTGGCTCGTTGGAGAGCAAGAAGATGATGCAAACTTTATTCATGTCACTGTTGAGTTATTGAGCGGTCGAACTGAAGAGCAAAAACGCGCCTTATCGCGAGAGCTGATTCAGGTATTGACGCGAAGCTCTGATTGGGTTGAAAGCTTGACGGTTAACGTGCGAGATATGAATCGTGACTGCTTTCAAAAGGTCAGTAATATCTAG
- the zapB gene encoding cell division protein ZapB has translation MSLEVLEKLEAKVQTAVDTITLLQMEVDELKEQKQQLANEAEQLRNEKVQSEERARQVQSEHDQWQERIRNMLGKMEEVE, from the coding sequence ATGTCTTTAGAAGTATTGGAAAAACTAGAAGCAAAAGTACAGACAGCAGTCGACACAATTACTTTGCTTCAAATGGAAGTTGATGAGCTAAAAGAGCAAAAGCAACAACTAGCAAATGAAGCTGAGCAGCTACGCAATGAGAAAGTGCAATCAGAAGAGCGTGCTCGTCAGGTTCAATCTGAGCACGATCAATGGCAAGAGCGCATTCGCAACATGCTAGGTAAAATGGAAGAAGTGGAATAA